The region CCATATGTTCAATTTCACCTTTGATATTGAATATAAAGAACAAATGGTCAGATGCTGAAAGTAAGTATAGCTTTTTCGTTATCGGATGAATTGCAATAGCAGAAGTCATGAATTTAATAAATGGTTCAGTAATTTGACCATTCTTTTTTGTCTTGGTGGGAACGTCAATTTTATTTGATGTAGCAAACTGTTTAATGTTTTGAAGGTCAAATTCAAATACAGGTTTTTCCGTCAATTTTTTCTCTTTCAAATCGAACCCATATATTACTCTTTTGTCTTTGTATTCAGGGCCTTTCGCAATTTTTCCTTTGCTTGCAATTAACAGTCTGTTGTTGTCGGGGTCGTAACAAAGCCCTTCGTTATTATTAGCCGGAATACCTGTGGTAAATGAATTTAGCTTGAAATTCGAGGATTGATAATTGGAAATTTCGAATAAGGTTCCATCGCTCCTTAAGATATACATTGAACTGTCAACTCGTGTTATCCCTTCGTAATCTCCATCAATATTGAAGCTATACTGTTTTTGTATATTATTTTTTCCAATGTCATAAATGAAAAGTATTCCGTTCTCGTCTTGGATGCAAGCAAAGGTTGTGCTGTCGATGTCAGTCAAGCCTGAAATTTCTCTTAAGGTGTCAGGAAGAACGAAGGTAAAATCAGGCTTACTCAAATTGTAGCCGGTGATTTTTTCATTGTTTTTATAAGTCGCTGCGCAACCTAGTAATGTCAATACGAAGAGTCCGATAATCTTTGAAGTCATATTTTTCATAATTCCTGTCTGTCTTTTAAAATTACCGCTAACGTTTGGCGGCTACTGGCCGTTGGGCTTTCGAAGCTTCAACTGTCTTTAACCACAAATGTTTATTTAAAGGTACTTAGGTTTTTAGTGAGCCGCAAATAAATTTCACGAAGTGACCTTATGTCTGCGCGCGAACGATGACCGATTCCGCCCAATGGCCAGTAGGTGCTGTTATAGGCTGTAAGCGCCACACAGTTTGTTTTGTCCGTGTCGGCACGTTATTTTTTTAATTTACCGTTCTTGTATTTTTCTTTTTTAACGAGTTGTCCGTTGTCCGACCATGATAACCATTCGCCTTCTTTTTCATTATTTAAATAATTGCCTTCAGTTTTTTTGTTACCGTTTTCATAATACTCTAAATATTGTCCGCCCTTAATGTAATAGCTTGGATTTTGACTACAATAACCTTGGTGAAAGTTGTTGTAATTCAAGACCTCTTTTACTTTGCCATTAGCAAAATACTTTACGGATTTCACTAACATATAGTCCTTGTAAATGAATTCGGAGACTTTATTACCGTTTTTGTCAAAAGTAAACGAGGTGTCTATTGGGAAGTCAGGCCTTGTGTGTTTTGCTGCTCGATATTCAGCAATTCGCACTTTTTCTTTTGCACCGATTGAGTCTACATAATGTTGTATTTCCTTTATTTGTCCATTTTCATAATACCAAACCCATTTACCAACATTGTATCCAGTCCAATATCCAAGGTCTTCTCCAGCTTTATCATATTTACCTTCGGTGTCGATTTGTCCATTTGAATGATAGTATTTGTAAGGACCAGTAGTTGTTCCCATGTCGGAGTATTCAAGACGCTTTAATCTTCCATTATCCCAGAACTCATAGGACCACCCGTGTTTTTTTCCGTTAACATGTGAACCAGTAGCATCAAGTTCCCCTCTGTCATTGTAATAAGTATAAGGTCCGTCCCATTCTCCATTTTTGTAAGTATATGTTGATCTGATTTTGCCGTCTCGATAATAATAAACGATTCCTTCAGGTCGATAGTTTTGATATCGGAACTTAGCCAATAAGGTCACGCTGTCATTAAGATATCCGTTGTATTGTCCGTCTGGCATTGTGCTGTCAATGTACAAGCCTTGATAATGTATGTTGTCGAAATAATAAGGATAAACCCAAACAGTGTCTTTGCCTATGATTGTGTCATATTGTAAATAAAGAACGCTGTCGGCAGGAAGAGTCGAAGTTTGTCCACGTGATATTAACGGCAAGAAGAATATTATGAAGAGAATTATTTTCATTCGGGTCTGTCCGCGCTTATTGCCTATAACGTTCCGCAGATTTACCTTGTGCGCTTACGAAGCATCACCTGTCTGTACTCACAAACGTTTATTTAAAGATACTCAACAAATTTAGCGGCCGCAAATAAATTGTCCCGAAGGGGCCTTAAAACTTGTGCGCCGCGATGACCGACGTCCCCGCGCATAAGGTAAATGTGCTGTTAGCAGTAGTGGTTTCTTCCGTTGTCTTGTTAGTCGTCATTTTGATAGCTGTAAAATTCTGTAAGCTCCTCTCGCTACAATGACAAATACAATTGCTCCAATAATTAAGTCGGGATAACCTGAATTGAGCCAATTAACCAAAAGTCCTGCTGTAATTACTCCCGAATTTATGATTATGTCATTTGAAGTAAAAATCATACTTGCTTGCATATGAGCTTCTTTGCTTTTTCTCTTTTGCAATAAATACAGACAAATAACATTAGCTATTAACGCTACAATCGAAACGAAAATCATTGTTTGAAAGTCAGGCATTTTCTCGACTCCAATAAATCGTCTGACTACTTCTATAAAACCAATTACAGCAAGAAGGATTTGAAAGTATCCTGCAAATTTTGCGATATTCTTTTTTCTGACTACTGTTCCGCCAACAGCAATTAATGCAAGTCCATAAACAATACTGTCAGCCAGCATATCTAAACTGTCGGCAACCAAGCCCATTGAGTTTGATATAAGTCCTGTTACAATTTCAATGGCGAAAAACAAAAAATTTATTATTAAAACAGTCCATAAGGTTTTTCTTTCGTCATTTTGATTGTCAGTTGCTGTAAAATTGTCAACCGAAACAGTCGAGAGAATTGAAGTGTCAAATTTTAATGTGTCAAGTCGCTGAAAAATTTGTTCATTATTGTCTATATGAAAAACGTGTAAAAGTCGGTTGGGTATGTCAAATTCTAACGATTGAATATTTGTCAAATCGTCAAGTTTCATCCGAATCATTTGTTCTTCGGATGGACAGTCCATTTTTGTTATCTTAAATGTCGTTTTTTGCATATCACTTCATTGTCTGTTGGGTCGTCCTACCATTACTGCTAACGTTTTGCGAATAGACGTAGGCGGGCTTTC is a window of Bacteroidota bacterium DNA encoding:
- a CDS encoding cation transporter encodes the protein MQKTTFKITKMDCPSEEQMIRMKLDDLTNIQSLEFDIPNRLLHVFHIDNNEQIFQRLDTLKFDTSILSTVSVDNFTATDNQNDERKTLWTVLIINFLFFAIEIVTGLISNSMGLVADSLDMLADSIVYGLALIAVGGTVVRKKNIAKFAGYFQILLAVIGFIEVVRRFIGVEKMPDFQTMIFVSIVALIANVICLYLLQKRKSKEAHMQASMIFTSNDIIINSGVITAGLLVNWLNSGYPDLIIGAIVFVIVARGAYRILQLSK